The Candidatus Dormiibacterota bacterium DNA window TGATCAGGGCGTCGGCCCCGAGCGCCCCGACGTCGATCGGGATTCCGCCCGCCGACTGCGTTGCGTCGATGACGAGCAGGGCTCCGTTCCGGTGCGCGGCTTCAGCCAGCGCCGCCACGTCGAGTCGCCGGCCGGTGCTGTAAATCACGTCGGAGACGCAGACGACGACGGTCCCGCGATCGATCAGGCCGATCAGATCGTCGGCCAGCGGACAATCGCCCTTCATGCCGGCGAGCCTGACTTCGGCTCCCGTGTGGCGCGCGACTCGCGCCCACGGGTAGACCGTGCTCGGAAACTCCAGACCGGTGCTGACGATGTTGCTGCCGGCAGGCGGCGCGACGGCCCAGGCGAGGGAAGCCAGCAGCTCGGTCGCGCTCGATCCGACAGCGATCTCCTCGGGACGGCAGTTGAACAGCCGCGCGGCCGATGCGTGCAGTGTCGCGAAGGCCCGCTCCTCAGCAGCCTCGTCGAAATGGATCGTTCCGTTCTCGGCGAGATCATGCGTCCATTCGACCACCGCCCGCTCCGCGCCGCTGTACATGAGACAGACCGAGGCGGTGTTGAGGTAGACACTCCTCCTGCTCGCTGGAAAGTCGCCCGGTGCGACGATCGGGGTCAGGTCGGACAATGCGATGTCGCCCATCCTCCACCTTCCACCCATGACTTGTTGACCAGCTTACCCAGGTGGAGGTCCCGGTGTCCATCCTCCGGAGGCGCGAGGGCAGCGGCTCGTGAACCCCTCTTCCGATGAGGAGCTATGGGCCGGTGACGACGTCTTCCTCGCACCGTGCACGCCTCGATTCGATCCGAGATCGATAGCCCCGCACGCGGGCTTCGGCCCTTCAGGAAGCCCTACTTCTTTGTCGCCTGTGAAAACATGTATCGGAGCACCAGGCTGCTCTGTGTCTGTGGCAGGTCGAGAACCGCTCTGAAGGTGTTCTCTACGGTATGGCACCATGCTTTCTTGTCGGTTCCCGGGGCTTCCGGTGGGCGCAACTCGTGTCGGCCGAGTCTATCCTCCTTCGTCATATTCTCCAACGCCCGTGCGCGTAGCGTTTCGGCTTCCATCACATCCGGTGCGGCCTGCGGCGCCGTGAGAGCGCTTTCCATCACTCCTACCATAGCGTCGGTCAAGGGATTCAATCCGTCCTTTCCAAGGACACCCAGAAGGTCAACATGAACGCCGTGCGGCCGCAGCCATTGGTCACAAATATCCGAGGGATCAGCCTCCAGCCTTTCGAGGACAGTCACAGTTTCCTTCGCGTACCTGATAACGGATTCATCGGAGCATATCGGCAGATACTGTGGGAGTATTTCCGAGATGACGCTTACAGCGGGGTTGACGTACGCCCCGCCGTGTGCGTCGATCCTGTTCTTCTCACCAGCGAGCATTGCGTCTCGGAGCCGCTCATGCAGGTCAGGCCTCGCCTTGTCCAGGAGACTGAGCAGCCGATCGTCTCGGATTTCCTGGTCTATGCGACGTGGCGCGTTCCAAGTCGACCATATCCGCATTCCCACTGGCACAATCGCCAGCAGCAATATCCAGGCGAATCGCTTCTTGGCCTTCTTATCAACGTCCGGACTACCGTAGAGCCTCCATGCCCCAAATACCATCACGCAGGCGATGAGAGCGCCCAATGCGCTCATGACCCGAAGGTCCGAGGATCTTTCAAACGCGATGTAGACCCCCATGAAGGCGAGCGCGGCCGGAATCGTAAGCCAGCGGGGGAGGGCTGATCGTGTTCGGACGTCGATCGGGCCAAAGCGCTGAATGAGAGTACAGCAGGCATCGAATTGTTCGAGCGTATCAGGGATGATGATTGCGGGTTGGGCGTGCCCCGTGTATATCAGCAGCCCACGTCCGGGGATTCTGACCATCCGAGTGATCGCCGACGCCGCAGCGATCACATCGTCAGAACCATCTTGCGTTCGGAGGACTTGATCTCTTGAGACCGCTACCCGGAACGTCCGCCATCGGGCAACTTGCTTCTTGTAATTCAAATATAGAGTGATCCCGACAACGACAATCACGAACACCCAAGCGAAGATCTTCGATCCCAATTCGTTTGGGGCCCTTCGTCCTGTTAAGTTTGCCAGTGCGATCGATCCAAGCGTTATGGCGCCCGCAGTCCAGAGGATCGTGCGCCTGAGTCGTTGGAAATATGCGGGCGAGAGGACGAAGACTCCAGGGCTTTGCTCAGCCATTCATCTTGTCCATATGCGGCTCGACGCTCACACGAGTGAGACCGCATCGCCTTTCTTCAAGCGCGTCACCCGTGAGCCCACGTCGGAAACCACGCCTGAGAGATCATTGCCCAGCACCAGCGGAAAACGGCATTTCAACAGCGTCTTCAGCTTCCCATCACGCGTCTTGATGTCCACCGGATTCACGCTTGCGGCGTGTACTCGGACCAACAAATCCGTGGCGCCCAAGGTTGGGATATCAATATCCGCCACGCTCACGGCGTCATTGCTTCCGTAGCGGTCAATGAGTGCGGCCTTCATGGGGCTCCTGGCCGGACGCCAGCCAACCCTTCCGGTTAACAGCTCGGAGGATTCTAACTTCTCTGCCTGTCAACCCGGGGCAACCTCGGGGTTAACAACACGGAGAGCCCTAGCACGGCTTGCGCTCTCTACTCGTTAACCGCGCCACCTTCGGGTTAACAACCAAGCAAGAGGGAGAGAGAGTTTCGGGGTCCGAGCGATCACTCCCTGGCCTGTCGCGAGCCTCCCTGGTTAACACGTCGAGAGGGTGCTCGAAGCGGAACCCTGGGCGGGCACAACTGCGGCAGTGTCTAGGAGGACGAGAGCCCCGACCGCGAGCGCTACCGGAGCTCGTCAAGACGGCGACCCGAACGGCTCGGGTTTTATGATATCTGGCTTCCCACGTGATCGAACCGTTCGAACTCAAGATGGGTTCGAACCAGGGGTGTGGGTGCATGCACACCCAGATCAACGTTCGAACTCGGCTTGGTTCGAAGGGTGTGCGTGACGGCCCACGTCGATCGCAAGAAGGAGGATCCTTGGCGGCTGGCAGCCTACCAGTTGCCCTGGCCCTGTACGGGATGGTCAAACTTGGAGAGAGGGTATCATTCATGCTCTTACGACGACGATCAGGAGTCTCATGACCTCTTTCGAGACACCCGTCTCCGAGAGAACCGCACCATCCATCCTGGCGACGCTCGTCGCGTGGCTGGCGCTTCTCCCGGCTAGCCCGTTTGCGGCCATCATCTGTGATGCCCTGCTCCATGCCCCTGCTCCCGAGTGGCTCCCCTTCATCAATCTTGGCGTGAGCGCAACCCTGCTTGCGCTGGGTCATTTCCTGCCTCCCTTGAAGCCGATCCGGGGCTATTTGCGATCGATCACCCTCCTGGTCCTCGGGTACCTGGTACTGCTTCAGGTCGAGAGCGCTGAAGCGTGGCGCGCGCGGTTCAGCGGGGCCCCCACCTGGCAGTTCGTCTTCGCGGACTCAATCCTCGAGCTCATCCCGTGCCTGCTTCTCACGCTTGGCCTTGTTGGCAGCGACCTTACGCGTCGCGAGCTGTTCCTCACCCGAGGCAATCTGCGCGCATCGTTCCCAATGCCTTTCCGTCTCCCATCGGGTTCGTGGGCGTGGTTCGGGCCATTTCTCACGCTCTTCCTTGCAGGCCCGCTCGTGGCTCAGCTCATGTCCACCGTCAAGCCGGACATTCACATGCTTCAGCGTGCCATCCAGGGATTGCCGTTGACACTCGCGTTCTCCGTTTTCAATGCAGCCCAGGAGGAGTATCGGTTCCGCTCCGTTCTCCTCGGCCGGCTCGTGCCAGTGCTGGGCGCCTCCCAGGCGCTCTGGATGACCTCGGCCCTCTTTGGTCTCGGCCACTGGTTCGGCCACCCCTCGGGACCGACGGGCGTCGTCATGGCTGGGTTCGCCGGCCTCGTGTGGGGCAAGAGCATGCTGGACACGCGGGGATTCGCCTGGGCGTGGTTCATCCATGGCTTCCAGGACCTGGTGATCTTCACCTTGCTTCTGATGTCCAGCCGCTAACCGTGCAGATTGAAAGAAAGAGATTCGCGGGAACTCCGTCATCCAGGGAAGGCGGGTAGTTGGCGCCGGTCAGGCCCCCCGGCTGCAAGGCCGTGCTCCGGGGGCCTTGCTGGAAAATGTCGCAACACCTTTCAAGAGGGCGCCGGGAGTCGAGGCCACGAGCGTTTGAAGTCGGACCTTATTGCCTGCTCGCCGGGCTAAGATCAGCCCTCCGCAACCGCCTGCCGGCAGGATCTGTTTTTCGGGAAAGACAGGTGAAGGAATGGGCCGCTGTTAACCAGCGACCCGCCGCTTCGAGAAGCATGAGGTCTGGCTCCCCAAGCGTAAGTCTCCTCGCGGGGACCAGTCGGAGAGCCATAAGGAGCCCGTTCTGGTTTTAGATTGCCCGGGCATAGGTTGCGCCGACGAGCGCGTTCCCTTCCAATCACTGCACATCAATGTAGGGCGGCTCACAACCGCCCTTTTCTTATGGACATGTAGTCATAGTCGGATCGCACGGGCCAGCGGATACAAAGATATCAACGAAAGAGCCTGCATCCAGGGTGGTCCCCGCAACGGGGTTGGTAGAGACCACATAGTAAAGCGGTACGGTGTCCGAGTAGACAAAGGCGCTTGCTGCGCCAATCTGGAAGCCAAGTAGCTGGAGATCATCGATAGCCGTGATGTAATCGACGCCGGCAAAGTCCGGCACGACAGCAGGCGGTAGTGCATTGGGATCAGGGCCGAGTGAGATCACGATACTCACCGTGCTCCCGACAGTCACTTCCTGTGAAGCCGCAGGGCTCTGGGATATAACGGTGTCAATCGGCACTGTGGGTGAGTAGTCATAGAGCTCATCGTAGTACAAGCCCAATGAGGTCAACAGGATTTCGGCCGAGGCAACATCCGTCCCTGCCAGGTTCGGAATATCCACCTCTGGCACCGGGCCGAGCGAGACACTGACGTCCAGAGTCTGACCGGGCTTGAGAGTGGTACCTGCGCGTATAGACTGATAATAGACCGTCCCCGCAGGGTATATGGCAGCGGCGTCAGATGAGAGGTATTGGTAGTTGGGCACGTATACCAGACGCAATGCCTCGACCGCTGCGCGTGCGGCGGCGTCCTGCTGGCCTACCAGGGCGGGGACTGTGACCAGGATGGAGAATGCATCAGGCGGGATGGTCTGTACCGTCAGATCCGGTACCCCATTGATCGCTGTGGCCACATTGCCGAACTCATCCACAGCCACATTGTTGACCAGTGGCGTGCCGTCGTAGGCATTGGCAACGACGTTGTTGAAGAAGTCC harbors:
- a CDS encoding aminotransferase class V-fold PLP-dependent enzyme; this translates as MGDIALSDLTPIVAPGDFPASRRSVYLNTASVCLMYSGAERAVVEWTHDLAENGTIHFDEAAEERAFATLHASAARLFNCRPEEIAVGSSATELLASLAWAVAPPAGSNIVSTGLEFPSTVYPWARVARHTGAEVRLAGMKGDCPLADDLIGLIDRGTVVVCVSDVIYSTGRRLDVAALAEAAHRNGALLVIDATQSAGGIPIDVGALGADALITASYKWLCGPFGVAVMYLAPHLHERLEPGLVGFRSHERMWDLRADRLKLPPNAHRFEFSTMAYGCAPGLASSIDYLLQLDVGRIFSRNKRLADLLIEGLRERKAEILSPTDDGARSSIVATRFAGTDVRILAERLNEARIVVSARRNVLRFSPHLYNDADDIQQALTAIDRCLT
- a CDS encoding CPBP family intramembrane glutamic endopeptidase — translated: MTSFETPVSERTAPSILATLVAWLALLPASPFAAIICDALLHAPAPEWLPFINLGVSATLLALGHFLPPLKPIRGYLRSITLLVLGYLVLLQVESAEAWRARFSGAPTWQFVFADSILELIPCLLLTLGLVGSDLTRRELFLTRGNLRASFPMPFRLPSGSWAWFGPFLTLFLAGPLVAQLMSTVKPDIHMLQRAIQGLPLTLAFSVFNAAQEEYRFRSVLLGRLVPVLGASQALWMTSALFGLGHWFGHPSGPTGVVMAGFAGLVWGKSMLDTRGFAWAWFIHGFQDLVIFTLLLMSSR
- a CDS encoding PASTA domain-containing protein; translation: MRKLIAIVLLAMAGAATAAPLPVPYLTAGGHWCGGSHPVAYITKFNSDRTISGVIHTWTRCGGSGRGGGYQTTLYQSNYSMVWDFFNNVVANAYDGTPLVNNVAVDEFGNVATAINGVPDLTVQTIPPDAFSILVTVPALVGQQDAAARAAVEALRLVYVPNYQYLSSDAAAIYPAGTVYYQSIRAGTTLKPGQTLDVSVSLGPVPEVDIPNLAGTDVASAEILLTSLGLYYDELYDYSPTVPIDTVISQSPAASQEVTVGSTVSIVISLGPDPNALPPAVVPDFAGVDYITAIDDLQLLGFQIGAASAFVYSDTVPLYYVVSTNPVAGTTLDAGSFVDIFVSAGPCDPTMTTCP
- a CDS encoding alcohol dehydrogenase catalytic domain-containing protein — encoded protein: MKAALIDRYGSNDAVSVADIDIPTLGATDLLVRVHAASVNPVDIKTRDGKLKTLLKCRFPLVLGNDLSGVVSDVGSRVTRLKKGDAVSLV